DNA from Algisphaera agarilytica:
CCACGCCACCCTCGCCCCCACCCAGACCGTCGTCGATGAGCTCCACGCCAACGGCCTGCCCACCGCCAAGACCTGGTCCCGCGGGGCCGACACCAAGCTGTTCCGCATGCAGGAGAAGACGCTCTTCGAAGACCTGCCCCGGCCGATCTTTCTGAACGCGGGTCGTGTTGCGGTGGAGAAAAACATCGAAGCCTTTCTTGAGCTCGACCTGCCCGGCACGAAAGTCGTCGTTGGTGACGGGCCCGTAAAAGCCAAGCTCGAAAAGCAGTACCCCGATGTGCATTGGACCGGCTACCAGTTCGGCGAAGACCTCGCCCGCCACTACGCCAGCGCGGATGTGTTCGTCTTCCCCAGCCTGACCGACACCTTCGGCGTGGTCATGCTCGAAGCCAACGCCAGCGGCCTCCCAGTCGCCGCCTACCCCGTCACCGGCCCCATCGACGTCGTCGAGCCCGGCGTCACCGGCGTGCTCAACCAAGACCTCCGCCAAGCCTGCCTCGACGCGGTCCACCTCAACCCCCAGGACTGCCGCGACTACGCCCTGCAAAATTCCTG
Protein-coding regions in this window:
- a CDS encoding glycosyltransferase family 4 protein gives rise to the protein MKIALLTDAWEPQVNGVVRTWQHVIAESEKRGHEFTIIHPGMFKTVGAPKYPEIRLAIWPYGKTYKTLDEYQPDAIHIATEGPIGRAGRRYCLRNKLPFTTSYHTQFPHYLKAYFGIPKFATYKFIRWFHGKAHATLAPTQTVVDELHANGLPTAKTWSRGADTKLFRMQEKTLFEDLPRPIFLNAGRVAVEKNIEAFLELDLPGTKVVVGDGPVKAKLEKQYPDVHWTGYQFGEDLARHYASADVFVFPSLTDTFGVVMLEANASGLPVAAYPVTGPIDVVEPGVTGVLNQDLRQACLDAVHLNPQDCRDYALQNSWGRCAEIVLETVQRIERPASQTAVAASA